The DNA region GAAGCTTTTAAGGAATCGTTTTTAGCTATACTCATCGTAGCTGGTGCATCGAAAACTTTCGTTGTTTCCTCGCTATATATAAAAGTAGGTGTAAATTTGCCAGGAGTTTTGCTTGATTTTACACTATATGGATAGATTTTTATAAAAACATCATCTAGGTTTTCTTTTAAATTTGAAATTATTAAACTTTGTTTTATGGAAATTTTACCATCTTTAAAATTTATACTATTTAAAGTTTTAAATAAGGCATCGTTTAATGGATAACTTATAGTTGCTTTTGGGTTTTTACAACTTTGCTTTATTGTAACTTTTTTAGTATAAAAAGCTGGTTCATTTGATAAATTATCAATCTCTTTTGAAATCTCAGCTTGAGATGTAAGGTTCTCATTTAAAATGTCACTTAAATTTTTTATGTCATTTATAGTGTTTAAATTTGAGTTTTTTATAATTTCATAACTATCTTTTAGTGCTTTTAGCTTATTTTGCAAACTCTGTTTTTTTAAAGAGATTTCATCTTCTATTTTGTTTCCAAAACTTATCTCCTCTATATTGCAATTAGAGTTTATACTAAAATCTTTTTGATCAAGCTCAAAAGGAACTATAAAACTATTTTCTTTAATATTTTTTGTAAGTATGGCTTTATCACTATAAATTTCAAGAGTATTTGCAAAAATAGGAAAAATACCTAAAAACAAAATTAAAATAATTTTCATATTTTTATTTCATAAGCCTTATAAAGATAAGGCAAAAGCTTTCTTATAGAGTAATCATAGGAGTAAAATTTTGCATAAATTTCTTTTAATTCTTTATTGTCTCCAAAATCTAAAACATCCGTATTTGGTATCTTTGAAACTTTAGAATCAAGATAGCTAAAAAACTCATCTCTTGAGCTAAATAACTCCCTTAGTTTTTTAACAACTTCTTTTTTTTCTTCTTTTTGCAAAATCTATTCCTTTGTCATTATATTTTTAGCTTCAATTCCCATCAAGGACAAGCCAGTTTTTATACAAAGTGCTACAACGGCAAAAACTTTTAAAAGAGCATCTTCATTGTCACTACCTAAAACTCTGTTTTCATTATAAAATTTATGAAAATTTGAAGCTATATTTTTAAGATATTCAGGTATTTTTTGTAAATTTCTACTTAAAAATGCATCTTCCAAAACTTCATTTAAAGTAAGTGCTTCAAATAATAAATTCAAAGCTTCGTCATTTAATTTTAAAATACTAGCTTCTTTTATTTCGTCTATTTTTTTTCCACTTTTTGCAAAAATTTGATGAATTCTTGCATGGGCATAATTTATATAAAATATAGGATTTGAACTATCTTCTTTGCTAAGTTCTGAAACATCAAACTCTAAAGCCGTATCACACTTTTTAGTTATAAATATAAACCTTAAAGCATCACTTCCAATTTCTTGTAAAACATCGCTCATAAGTATGAAGTTTCCGGCTCTTTTACTCATCTTGAAAGTTTCACCATCTTTTAAAAGGCTAACCATTTGTGCCAAGATAACTTCAAGCTTATTTTCATCAAATCCAAGATAATGAATGCTTGACTTTACTCTTTTTATATAACCGTGATGATCAGCCCCCCAAATATTTATATAGTGATCATATCCTCTTTTAAATTTATTGTAATGATAGACAATATCTCCTGCTAAATAAGTAGGTCTTTTATCTTCTCTTATAATGACTCTATCTTTTTCATCACCAAGTGCACTAGAATTTATCCAAATTTTACCGTCTTTTTCATATACTCCGCCATTTTTTTTAAGGCAATCCAAAGTATCGAAAAGCTCATTTTCAAAACTTTTTTCACTAACCCAATTTTGAATTTTAATATTAGCCTTTAAAAGATTATCTTTTATTAGCAAAAGCATTTTATCTTTTCCCCAAAGGCTTAATTTTTCTACATTTTGCCTATCTTTAAAAATATCTTTTCCAAACTCTTTTAAGGCCTCATCTGATAAATTTTCTATATAATCACCTTTGTAGCAATTTTCTTCAAAATCTAAATTTGCGTTTAAAAATTTATTTGCTCCCGTTATAAATATAGAAAGCCCAAGCATGTTTATCTGATTTCCAGCATCATTTATATAATACTCGGTTGTGATATCATATCCTAAATATCTTCCAACTCTTGCTAATGTATCCCCGTAAACAGCCCCTCTTACATGACCTATATGAAGAGGACCTGTTGGATTTGCACTCACGTATTCAAGTAAAATTTTTTCCTTTTTATCTTTACCTTCTGCAAAGTTTTTACCTGAATTTAAAGCATCTGTAGCAAGCTTATCTAAAAATTCAGGCTTTAAGCGAAAATTTAAATATCCATTTAGGGGACTAGCTGTAAAAATATCACTGTTGTTAAACTCTAATGCAAGCTCATCAGCTATTAATTTTGGTGATTTGCGAAACTCTTTTGCCAAAGAAAAAGCTAAAGGTGTAGCATAATGAGCTAAGTTTTTATCTTTTGGCTTTTCTAAAACAAAGTCTTTTTTTAAAATTTCTTTTATTTTGTCGAAAATTATATCTTTCAAAACCATTAAGCCTTTGTTTCTTCTTTTATCTCATCAGTTTTTTTAACTTCATCTTTTTGAGCTTCAACTTTTTCAGTTTTTTCTTCACTCTCCATCTCTTTTTTAAAAACCTTTATTCCTTGTCCAACGCCTTTTGCAAGTTCTGGAATTTTCTTTGCACCAAAAAGCAAAATTATAATTATTAAAACAATTAATAATTGTTGCATACTAACCATACCATTCTCCTTAAAAATTAATTTTCATATATCCAATTGTCAATAATATCACTAAGCTCTAAATTTTTAGTATTATACCTAATAGCGTTAAATATTGATTTTAAAGCATTATAAGACTCATTAAAATTATCATTTATTATAAGATAATCATATTCGTTTAAATGTTCCATCTCAGTTGCTGCATTTATAACTCTTCGCTCTATATCTTCCTTTGAGTCAGTTCCTCTTTTGATAAGTCTATTTTTTAACTCGCCCTTATTTTTAGTTGTTATAAAAATAGAAACTATTTCATCTTTTAAGCGCTCTTTTGCTAGTTTAAAACCTTGAACGTCTATATCAAAAATAACAAATTTGCCACTATTTAATGCTTTTTGAACTGGCACTAAAGATGTTCCATAATAATTTTTATGAACAAGAGCCCATTCTAAAAACTCACCATTCTCAATGCCCTTTTTGAAGTCATCTTCACTTATGTAGTGATAACTCACTCCATCTTTTTCACCCTCTCTAATACTTCTTGTAGTGCTCGAGATAGAGAAATAGATATCCTTTTCATCTTCTAAAAGCCTATTTATAAGTGAACTTTTTCCACTTCCACTTGGTCCTGATATTATTATTGCTTTTTTCACTTATTAGTCTTCTTTAAAAGAAATTTTTATTTTAATTTGCATATCTTTAAAAATCTCTTTAAATTTGCCATTTTTTAAAGCTTCTTCAAGTTCTTTTTCCATCTCTTTCTTGGCAATTTTTTTAAGATCTTCATTTGAGGTTTCATTTTCTTTTTTGTTTAATAGGTCATTTAAACCTACGAATCCTTGATTTTTACAAACATCATCTTTTGTTTCGCAAGATTTCTTATCTTGGTTTCTGCACTCATCAAATTTGATTTCAAATTCATCATCAATATCATAATTATTTAATTCTTCATCTTTAAAATCTTGGTTGTTTGTATCATCATCACACCTATCATCAAGCTCCTCAATATCAAGAGCTGTTAGTGGAGGATTATGTGGTTGTACTTCATCATATTCATCAAAAAAAGAAAGCTCATCAATAGTCTTTAAATCTTCATTTTTCAAAACTTCTTCTATATTTTTTGATTCTTCATCTTCTTTAGAAATTTCATCTTCCAAATTTTTTTCATTGTGCATAACCAATGGAATAGTTGCAAGCTCTTTATTGGCTTCTGTTTTTTCTACATCATGCTCTTCTTGCTCTAATTTTTTTTCTTTATCGTGATTTTCTATTACATTATCTAAATTTTCGTCTTGGCACTCACTATCTATGGAAATGGGCTTAATCTCAAAATCACTTACTTCTTCTTTTTTGTCTTTGCTACAAGAAAGTTCGTCATCAATATCCACATCAAGCTCATTCAATAACTCATCTAAAGGCACATCATCATCTAAATTTTTAAGTAAATCATCTAATTTATCTTCATCCAAAGAATCTTCTTCTAGAGCTTCATCATTTGTTTTTAAATTATCCATCTCATCAATTTCGTCTATTAAAGAGCCAATTTCTTCAAGCTCATTTGCTTTATCTTCATCCTTTAAAGATATAGTTTTATTGTTTAAGTTTTCTTCACTCACTAGTGAAACGGTTTTATTATTTATACTCTCTTCAGTGCTTAATGAAAACTTTTTTTCATTGAAATTTGCTTTGCTTTCATAATCTTTTAAAAATTTAATTAATTCAGTAGGTAAAAAAGGTTTTATAATGAAATTTACATTTCCTACCTCATTTTCAAAATTTCTTGGAATTAGAAAAAGAGTTCCTTTATTATCAGTTATATCTTCTAATTTATCACAATCTTGTATCACCAAATCAAACTCACCATCATCCTTTGTATAAGGTCTATCAAAACCAGCTCTCTCGCAACAAATTTCAACTATTGATAAAACTGCTGGATTTTCGCTTTTTAGTAAAATTTTCATTTGGAATTTCCTTTTTATAATATATTTTATGATATTTTATGATAAATTTGATTATTAATTGCTTAGTTTTATAAAGTTTTTTATTTTTTATTTAATTTTTTTTAAAAATTTATTTTCAAGTATATAAATTTCATCGCAATTTGAAGCAATTTTTTCATCGTGAGTTACTAAAATAAGACCTGAATTTGTATTTTTTATATAATCAAATAAAGTATTCATAACATCATTTGCAGTATCTTTATCTAAATTTCCAGTAGGCTCATCAGCAAAAATAATACTTGGTTTTTTACTAAGTACTCTTGCAATACTAACACGTTGCTGTTGTCCGCCACTTAATTCTCCAACTTTTTGATTTAAGATATTTTCAATTTTAAGCTTTTTAAAAAGCTCATTATCCATTTTTTGCTTTGTAAGAATTGTAGAAAGTTCAATATTTTCATAAGCACTAAAACCCTTAAATAGGTAGTGTGATTGAAAAATTATACCAAAATCGTGTCGTCTAATTTTTAATTTCTCATCTGTGTTTTGCGAATAAAGTGAGATGTTTTTATAAAATACCTCACCCTCATCTGGCTCTAAAAGTGTAGATAAAATGTGTAAAAGTGTAGATTTTCCACATCCACTAACCCCCAAAATAGCTAAACTCTGCTTACTTAAAAGAGTTAGGTTTAAATTTTCAAAAAGAGTGTAGTCAAAACTATGTTTTAATCCCACACTCTTTAAAAGTTCCATATATAACCTATAGTTGTGCTGCTACTTCTGCTGCAAAGTCATCAACTTTTTTTTCTAAGCCCTCGCCTACTTCAATTCTTACATATGAAGTAATTTCTATCTTATCACCAAGCTCTTTACTTTTTTCTTCTATAACTTGCTCAACTGTTTTTTTGTCATCCATTACATAAAATTGACCCAAAAGAGTACATCTTTGATCAATTACAGTGTTATCTGCAAAAAATCTATCAAGCTTACCAGGGATTATTTTATCCCAAATTTTTTCAGGTTTTCCTTCTTTTTTAAGCTCTTCTTTTATTTCATTTTCTGCTTTTTTTATAGCTTCTTCATCTATTTGAAGCCTACTACCATATTCGGGAATATGATGAAGTGTTTTTCCAAGCCTTACAAGCTCTTCATTTTCTTTTTCAAACTCACCTTTTAAAGCGATAAGCTCATCTTCAACAAATTTTGGATCAAGCTCTTTATAACTTATTACTTTTGGTTTCATTGCTGCAGCGTGCATTGCTAAGTTTTTCAAAAACTCAACTACTTTTTCTTTATCAGCATTGCTACATTTTGCAGCAATTGCCACAGCTATTTTACCATTTGAATGAACATAACCATTTATAGCTTCACCGCTTATAGTAGCAAATCTTCTAACTACTAAATTTTCACCTATTGTTGCAATCTGTGATTTTAGATATTCTTCAAAATTTTCACCATTTATAGTTGCTTTATTTAGCTCGTCTAAATTCTTGATATTATCATTTTGAATTAATTTTAAAGTATCATCCACTAAAGCAATAAATTTATCATTTTTAGCAACAAAGTCTGTTTCTGAATTTACTTCAATTAAACTTGCTTTTGTGAAACTATCATTTATAATAAGACCTGCAAGACCCTCACTAGCCAATCTATCAGCTTTTTTTGCTGCTTTTGCAAGACCTTTTTCTCTTAAAATAGCAACAGCTTTTTCCATGTCGCCATTAGTTTCAACAAGGACTTTTTTGCAGTCCATCATACCAGCTCCAGTTGTTTCACGAAGCTCTTTTACCATAGCTGCAGTTATTGCCATTATTCTTTATCCTCCATTTCATCTACATCAATTTCATCCAAATTCATAGCCTCATCTAAAACTTCATCTTTTTCTTCTTGTGTTGCAGGAACTTTTTCTTCACCGTCTTCATCTCTTAAAGCTTTACCCTCATTGATTGCTTCTGCCATTTCACTGCAAAATAATTGAACTGATCTAATCGCATCATCATTTCCAGGAATTGGATAAGTTACAAGATCTGGATCACAGTTTGTATCAAGCGGAGCAACAATAGGAATACCTAATCTATTAGCCTCTTGAACAGCGATTTTTTCTTTTGCAACATCAATTATAAACATCATATCAGGAAGTTTTTCCATATTTCTAATACCGCCAAGATAAGCAATTAATTTATCTTTTTGTCTTTTAAGCATTAAAGCTTCTTTTTTTGTTAGTAAATCAACTGAGCCATCTTCTTCCATTTGTTCGATTACTTCAAGTTTTCTAATTGATTTTCTAATCGTTCCAAAATTTGTTAGCATTCCGCCTAACCAGCGATGATTTACATATGGCATACCGCATTTTTCGGCATATTCTTTAATTGTTTGACCAGCTTGTTTTTTTGTTCCAACAAATAAAATAGTCTTTCCCTCAGCTGCTGCGTCACGAACGATATTATAAGTATGTCTGAAATATCTTATAGTTTTTTGCAAATCTATAATATAAATGCCTTTTCTCTCGCCAAAGATAAATTTTTTCATCTTTGGGTTCCATCTTCTTGTTTGGTGACCAAAATGCACGCCACACTCTAGTAAATCTCTCATTGTAATCATGAGTTTCTCCTTAAAAAATATTTAGTTTTTCTTCCTCCACGCACCTTAGCAAATTTGCAACTAAATAAGGATTTGCATGTGTGAAATAAAGGGCTAATGATACCAAAAAATGCTGAAATTTAGTTTAAATAAACAAAACCTATAAATCTTCCTGTGGTTTTTTCTCTTCTATATGAAAAGTAGTTTTTATCACAGTGCGTGCAAATTTGTGAAATTTCCACACTTTTTAAATTTAAGTTTTTAA from Campylobacter ureolyticus includes:
- a CDS encoding ABC transporter ATP-binding protein is translated as MELLKSVGLKHSFDYTLFENLNLTLLSKQSLAILGVSGCGKSTLLHILSTLLEPDEGEVFYKNISLYSQNTDEKLKIRRHDFGIIFQSHYLFKGFSAYENIELSTILTKQKMDNELFKKLKIENILNQKVGELSGGQQQRVSIARVLSKKPSIIFADEPTGNLDKDTANDVMNTLFDYIKNTNSGLILVTHDEKIASNCDEIYILENKFLKKIK
- a CDS encoding Sec-independent protein translocase subunit TatA/TatB, with the translated sequence MVSMQQLLIVLIIIILLFGAKKIPELAKGVGQGIKVFKKEMESEEKTEKVEAQKDEVKKTDEIKEETKA
- the rpsB gene encoding 30S ribosomal protein S2, with the protein product MITMRDLLECGVHFGHQTRRWNPKMKKFIFGERKGIYIIDLQKTIRYFRHTYNIVRDAAAEGKTILFVGTKKQAGQTIKEYAEKCGMPYVNHRWLGGMLTNFGTIRKSIRKLEVIEQMEEDGSVDLLTKKEALMLKRQKDKLIAYLGGIRNMEKLPDMMFIIDVAKEKIAVQEANRLGIPIVAPLDTNCDPDLVTYPIPGNDDAIRSVQLFCSEMAEAINEGKALRDEDGEEKVPATQEEKDEVLDEAMNLDEIDVDEMEDKE
- the tsf gene encoding translation elongation factor Ts translates to MAITAAMVKELRETTGAGMMDCKKVLVETNGDMEKAVAILREKGLAKAAKKADRLASEGLAGLIINDSFTKASLIEVNSETDFVAKNDKFIALVDDTLKLIQNDNIKNLDELNKATINGENFEEYLKSQIATIGENLVVRRFATISGEAINGYVHSNGKIAVAIAAKCSNADKEKVVEFLKNLAMHAAAMKPKVISYKELDPKFVEDELIALKGEFEKENEELVRLGKTLHHIPEYGSRLQIDEEAIKKAENEIKEELKKEGKPEKIWDKIIPGKLDRFFADNTVIDQRCTLLGQFYVMDDKKTVEQVIEEKSKELGDKIEITSYVRIEVGEGLEKKVDDFAAEVAAQL
- the cmeU gene encoding CmeU family protein — encoded protein: MQKEEKKEVVKKLRELFSSRDEFFSYLDSKVSKIPNTDVLDFGDNKELKEIYAKFYSYDYSIRKLLPYLYKAYEIKI
- the gmk gene encoding guanylate kinase, whose translation is MKKAIIISGPSGSGKSSLINRLLEDEKDIYFSISSTTRSIREGEKDGVSYHYISEDDFKKGIENGEFLEWALVHKNYYGTSLVPVQKALNSGKFVIFDIDVQGFKLAKERLKDEIVSIFITTKNKGELKNRLIKRGTDSKEDIERRVINAATEMEHLNEYDYLIINDNFNESYNALKSIFNAIRYNTKNLELSDIIDNWIYEN
- the argS gene encoding arginine--tRNA ligase gives rise to the protein MKDIIFDKIKEILKKDFVLEKPKDKNLAHYATPLAFSLAKEFRKSPKLIADELALEFNNSDIFTASPLNGYLNFRLKPEFLDKLATDALNSGKNFAEGKDKKEKILLEYVSANPTGPLHIGHVRGAVYGDTLARVGRYLGYDITTEYYINDAGNQINMLGLSIFITGANKFLNANLDFEENCYKGDYIENLSDEALKEFGKDIFKDRQNVEKLSLWGKDKMLLLIKDNLLKANIKIQNWVSEKSFENELFDTLDCLKKNGGVYEKDGKIWINSSALGDEKDRVIIREDKRPTYLAGDIVYHYNKFKRGYDHYINIWGADHHGYIKRVKSSIHYLGFDENKLEVILAQMVSLLKDGETFKMSKRAGNFILMSDVLQEIGSDALRFIFITKKCDTALEFDVSELSKEDSSNPIFYINYAHARIHQIFAKSGKKIDEIKEASILKLNDEALNLLFEALTLNEVLEDAFLSRNLQKIPEYLKNIASNFHKFYNENRVLGSDNEDALLKVFAVVALCIKTGLSLMGIEAKNIMTKE